In a genomic window of Drosophila takahashii strain IR98-3 E-12201 chromosome 3L, DtakHiC1v2, whole genome shotgun sequence:
- the LOC108057303 gene encoding E3 ubiquitin-protein ligase RFWD3-like encodes MDEKQLLKMLKRDIIAEVEVERAQNAPKLELINEKLQQEMLRKEVHTMRTKNEEMRQKLALQDRDLKPFIDMEKRKLLDKLDEIADENKCCLCALKFETGGSHRRVILKCGHIFGQNCICTYLKADKKCPVCDSLAYLCDPRVIITGEILYTPLSN; translated from the coding sequence ATGGATGAAAAACAACTTTTGAAGATGCTGAAGAGGGATATTATCGCTGAAGTCGAAGTGGAGAGGGCACAGAACGCACCGAAGCTTGAGCTGATCAACGAAAAACTTCAACAGGAAATGCTGCGCAAGGAAGTGCATACGATGAGGACCAAGAACGAGGAGATGCGCCAGAAGTTGGCCCTGCAGGATAGGGATCTAAAACCCTTCATCGATATGGAAAAGCGGAAGCTGTTGGACAAACTGGACGAGATAGCAGATGAAAACAAATGTTGCCTCTGCGCGCTGAAGTTTGAGACGGGAGGCAGCCATCGCcgagttattttaaaatgcggaCACATTTTTGGACAGAACTGTATTTGTACCTATTTGAAAGCGGACAAAAAGTGCCCCGTCTGCGATTCTCTGGCTTACTTATGCGATCCTCGTGTTATTATAACTGGTGAAATTCTTTACACACCCCTTTCGAATTGa
- the LOC108057315 gene encoding malate dehydrogenase, mitochondrial, which produces MLTLRLLAHWTREPSVKAFRFGCGDYRRGLKVAVVGAVGGIGQPLALLLKQNPHISTLTLNDLRNTAGVAADLSHINTRATVCAFEGKDGMKKALDKADIVVVPAGMPRKPGMKREDLVGVNASVACEVAHAASAACPGALLAFITNPINVIVPIVATILKAKGTYDPNRLFGVTSLDVVRAKAFVGDILNVDPQSVYLPVIGGHTGRTILPILSQCDPAYKGTDEEREALIHRVQEAGTEVVNAKGGQGSATLSMAYAASNFVNSLIKGIKGTGDDDQCIVECAYVESDVTDAKFFATPLILGPQGIKENIGLPEMDDAEKQALECMLPILKESIAKGLKLGEEMINCC; this is translated from the coding sequence atgttaACCCTTCGATTGCTGGCCCATTGGACCAGAGAGCCTTCCGTCAAGGCCTTTCGCTTTGGATGCGGTGACTACAGGCGCGGCCTCAAGGTCGCCGTCGTGGGTGCGGTGGGTGGCATTGGACAGCCGTTGGCCCTGCTGCTCAAGCAAAATCCGCACATCTCCACACTGACCCTGAACGATCTGAGGAATACGGCAGGAGTGGCGGCGGATCTGTCGCATATCAACACCCGGGCCACTGTCTGCGCCTTCGAGGGCAAGGATGGGATGAAGAAGGCTCTGGACAAGGCGGATATAGTGGTGGTGCCGGCCGGGATGCCCCGCAAGCCGGGCATGAAGCGGGAGGATTTGGTGGGCGTCAATGCCAGCGTGGCCTGCGAGGTGGCCCATGCGGCCAGCGCCGCTTGTCCCGGCGCCCTGCTGGCCTTCATCACGAATCCCATCAATGTGATAGTGCCGATCGTGGCCACGATCCTCAAGGCGAAGGGAACCTACGATCCGAATCGACTGTTCGGAGTCACCAGTCTCGATGTGGTGCGGGCCAAGGCCTTTGTGGGCGATATCCTCAATGTGGACCCGCAGTCTGTGTATTTGCCAGTCATCGGTGGCCACACGGGTCGCACCATCCTGCCCATCCTGTCGCAATGTGATCCCGCCTACAAGGGCACCGACGAGGAGCGCGAGGCTCTCATCCATCGCGTCCAGGAGGCCGGCACCGAGGTGGTCAATGCCAAGGGTGGCCAGGGATCGGCCACCCTATCGATGGCCTACGCCGCCTCCAACTTTGTGAACTCACTGATCAAGGGAATCAAGGGAACGGGCGACGATGACCAGTGCATTGTGGAGTGCGCCTATGTGGAGTCCGATGTTACCGATGCCAAGTTCTTTGCCACCCCACTGATCCTGGGACCCCAGGGCATCAAGGAGAATATCGGACTGCCCGAGATGGACGATGCGGAGAAGCAGGCACTGGAGTGCATGCTGCCGATCCTGAAGGAGAGCATCGCGAAGGGCCTCAAGTTGGGCGAGGAAATGATCAACTGTTgttaa